The following is a genomic window from Fusarium oxysporum Fo47 chromosome IV, complete sequence.
GGAGGCTTCAAGGTACGGGTATTTCGCATCAAACGCGGGATGTGCCGAGGGGGTGCCCAGCCTTGCCACCCTGGCATGAGCATCTTCTCGCACCAGTACAAGGCACGCTCAAATCTGCCCATATCAGAAAGATCACGGACAATGCGCACCCAGTTTTGTCGGGTCAGCTTGAAACCAGCTTCTGTGACCTTGTCGACGGtcttgctgagaagctctGGTTGGTTTATCTCTTTGTATGTCATTGCCACTGCGTCAAGAGCACGAGACAGAGAGTACTCGGTACCAGGCATGATGCCATCACCTGAGCGTTTCCGGCTGGATGCAAGGGCACTTTCCCAAGTCTTTTCCCATAGCTCAATGGCCTTGCGGTATCTCTGATCTGCGTGAAGTGCGCGTATCAAAGCGGACATGACATCAGGAGGAAACTGTTCGTTCTTGAACTCGGGGAAGATTTCAACGAATAGACTCATCAACTCGTCAATGGAGCCAAAGTCTCGAAGCTCGGTAAGTAGAGTGATCGCTCGACCAACGAATTTAGTCTCTCCTTTGAGTCTTGTGAGATTGCTGATATCAGTTGTACCAACCTCCTCATCCGGCACGGACTCCCCTGTCGTTTTAGCTGCCTCAGAAGCCTTTTCGAAATACGCGACAAATTCTTTGGCCAAATTCTGGGTTCGCTCAACACCAGGTTTTCTCTTCACGGCAGCGCCGACGAGAGCAACCCAAGCACTGAAGGTAACAGGCAAATCTGACTCTTGCAATCGACGGAAAAGACTTTCAACAAGCTCATACTCTCCGACACGAGCAGCTCCAGCCATAACGATAGCGAAATGCGCCGCGGTGACAAGAAACAGTCTTTCCTGAACACCACGCTTCAGTAAGTTATAGGCGGGATGGATTTGGTTGACTCGGATAAGCGCCTGGAGAAGAAAGGTGTACGTCTCATCATCCCATTCCACGCCAAATTCTCTCATGCGCTTGAGTAGTTCGTAAACCTTGCTGAGCTTCCCCTCGACACCGTTGAAGTTGATAAGCTGATTCCAAATAGCTCCAGATATGAGCTTACGATGGGTCAGCTCAATGCAAAGGCTCTCAGCCTCGGAAAGAAGGCCATTCTGGCAGTATGCTACCACCAGAGCCAGACCCATTTCTTTGGTGATAGGTACCTCAGCTTGCTGTGATTTGGTGAAGATTTCCAGGGTAGTCTCCAAATCACCCCTTTTAGCggtcatggccatggcgTGTGCATAGGTGAATCCATCCGGCTCGTGCTTTTCTGCGATATCCTCGAACAATTTCATGACAGCATCATAGTCATTGGTCCTCATGTAAGCCTTGAGATATGTATTCCAGCAGTCGAGGTCCGGCTCAACCCGGTATTCATTGATCATCTTGTCGATCTCTTTTTTTGCATTCTCAACGTCTCCAAGCTGAGCATATACGTTTATTGTGCTTCTAAATCCACGGGGGGACCGAACCACTTCAGGAAAATCTTTCACGTACTTGGACCATAAATCTATGACGGCTCGCACATCGCCCCTCTCTGCGTAATATTTGAGATACTTTTCATATCCCCATTGGTTGAGCCCGCCTTTGAAACGAATCCAGTCTTCTTTAATCTCTTCAAGTCTCGCCGACCTCTTTGGGTAGCAGACCTTGAACATGCCGCGGTAGACAGTCATCGCAGGCTGAGCATCTGGTAGTTCCCGAAATTTCTGGTAGATAGGAATAAGTTGCTCCATAGTGGACCGACTCTCCTGCTTTACCATCCAGCGGTCGAACATGGTGTTTAGGTATGTGTTGTATGCATTTCGATCATTCAGAGTCTCAAGAATAATCCCCGCTTGCTTGGGGCGGCACGGTTCTCGTAGTGCCATGTTGGCAAAGAACTTCCGGAAAGAGGACAAGGCTAGCGAGGCAACGGGGTCTTCCTTGATTTTCTTATGCTGCTCTGCGCCTTCGCCAACTAGATAGGCTCGGAAGGCGAAGTAGTGAGATCCTTGTGAAGGAAGAGACCCAAGCTGCTGAAGTCGTTCTAGATCCGGGGCCAATGCATCGGGTTTTCTTTTGATGCGGTCCTTGTAGAATGAAATCCATACCTCCAAAGCTGCCGCCCATTTTTTCGAGTTGATCGCATCCGCCATTAAGTATTCAAGTCCGTGGTTCAACCCTCTCGTTTCCAATCCGGTTTTGAAGCACTCCACAGCCGAAGGAAGATCCCCGGACCGTAGAAGCAGGATGATTCCTGCAGTCAAGGTGTCATTATCCCACGAATTTGGCGGAATTTGGCGGAATACTGAGAGGGCCCTTCCTGTTTCAACGATGCTATGGGAGCGAGATAGATACTGCACTACCCGGCCACGTATAAAACTTCTTTGGTCATTGTCTAGCACCGAGTACTGGTCCCAAACATCCTGAAAATGGCGACCCTTTCCATCCAATAGCTGTCGAAGTTTCCGTACTTGCTGCAGTTCTGGCTCAGCTTTGGTGCCCACCGTTGGTTTTCCACCAGGAAACAAAGTTGGGTCCTCCGCTATATCGGCTATCTCATAAGGATGTGACCTCTCGTGCGATGGCTCAGGCTGATCAGGAGTCGTCGTTTCGGtcttttctttattttcGTTTGCTTCATTCGTGTCGGTCGTATTCGGAGGTATTATCGAGGAGTATGCTCGTCTTGTCGGAACGATTGCTGTTCTTTGCGCATGCTGAGAGTTGGGTAGTTCAGGGTAGAGGCGGCGTAAAACAGGAATAGTCAATTTTGGGTAAAGGAAGTCGAGGACCAAGACTGAAGCAAGTAGATTCGACTGTAATTGCTTTGTCTCCGGTTCGGAGGCGGCCACCCGAGCAGTTCTCATCGAACCAGGCAAGGAACTGGAAAGTTCGATAGCAGAGGCTCCATGTTGCCAAAAGCCTGTATGTAATCGTCGAGATCGAATCGAAGTCTTGTGAATTACACGCTGGAGACTGCGCGACTCCAAAGTCGCAGCTGTTCGCTCGAGCATTGAAGTCAAGGGGATGTGCTGTATTATGTCGAAAGGTTAAGGACAGACGTTGTTCATGCTTGGTGGCAAGTAGGCGAAAGGACGGATTCCAATGACAAAAACTGAGAAGCAAGGATCCGAATTGGAGTACCTCAAACTCGAACCGATAAAGAGCGGTTGTATTATACACACGGCAGAGCCGTAGAAGTGAGAAAGAAAGCTTCTATCGAATACCGTAAATCAACAAGACTCCAATCGCTATGTACAGAAAAAAAGTTTAGCTCGGCCCTCACAAAGATCGAAGTCGTTAACATCAGCCGATATCCACCATCGAAAATGGCCTACGGATGTTATCTGACCAATGAAATAATCTAGATGGCCGTTAGCGGGGTCGGCCGTTTTGCCTTCAGGGCCCTTTACAACCATCATCGACTCTAGAATTTGTGGTTCATCGGAGGATCTTTCACTGATGCCTCAGTATTATCGTACCTAGTGGAATCCATACTATTGGATGTCACCCTTCTTGTTTTGAAGACTGCAGAAATATCAAGTACAGTGGCAAAGAAAAACACATTCAGAGTAGAGTTACTATCGCTGGACGTTTGTTTCAATATTCATCAATTTATTCTGGTGGATGTCGATCCTGGATATCTTTTTGCTCTCTCATACAAATAAAGGCATCATACAAAATCTGATAGCGCCGCCATCTTATCCATGTATACGGCGATTTCGAAGAGATCCAATTTCCCAATAATATGAAAACACCAAATGAGACCAATATCATGACACAATCTGGTAACTCCGAGATAACCAGCTCTCAGCGCAATAGAACccagaaaaagaaaccaaAGGCAGTGCAGCATCCGGTCATCGTACATAAAGAATTAAGAATATGGGTATCGGTCTGGTTTCCGTTTTTTTGTCTTCATACATCCACCTAAGGATAACAAGACAACAGCATTTGAAAGCAAATGATAAAATAGACAAGCACTATCACTTTTATGTGTTGGACTTTGCCTCGTCTGTTGTgtcagaagaagaggctcgGACCTCGTTCCGTAGTCCTGAAAAACCATCAGTGGAATGCAGAGCTGAAAGCTCCATCTCCAACCGAGGACCCCGGCTCTGGCTCCGAGTTCGCTGCCTTCGTCGAACTGGTCTATGCTGTTGGAGTTGCTGCTCGACAGGAGATGCAACACGGGAAGGGCAATGCTCTCGACGGAGGCGAGCATGGAGAAGTCGACGTCTTGTGGGAGATGGCACTCTTCTGGGTGAGGATGGTCGGGATGTGCAGCTCAGAGCTGGAGAAGCAGCACGACGACGAGAGCGGCCTCGTAAGTTGCTGGACTCGTCTGCTGGAGCAGCTCGGAATGGGCGGACGCTTCCTCGGGTCATGCTTCGTTCTCTCTTACGGCCTCGTAGGACATCGTGATCGGCATTTGGAGAAACGATAGCTGGCGGTTCAGTGTAGGATGAAGAGCCGGGTGCGACTCGAGCAGTCATGTTGTGCTTTCTTTATCGTGGTATGTGATGggagttggagttgggtGGTTGTGAAACCGCAGATAAGTCAAGGCAAGATAAGGTAGATAAGTTATATGCAGAAGATAAAGAGCAGAGACGGGCAGATCAAAGTAGCAACGAAGGTATCGAGTCAACAAGTCAACTTTATGGTGTTTGGGGTCACTTGAGCAACGACTGAGTGGTCAAATGCGAGTAGACGTGGCAGGGATGAGCATATAAGTCAAGGTcggttttttttttcttcttgcCTGGACAgttgatcaagaagatgagagaggTAGAGGGCCTCACTCGAGATTTATAAATAGGGATTACCAGAAGAAAAAGTATGTAAAAGGGGGACAAACAACTCGGGAATGGTACTGTAGTTTCCAAGGGATTGAAACCTTGAAGGTCCAAGGGATGGGACCCGGTGGAGGGTTGACTTAGAGGGTGTAGCGTAGCGTAGCGTAGCGAGGAAGCTAGATGCTAGAGTTAGTGAAGTGTGGGGTGCGGCATTGACATCCGGAGATGGCCCCCGTTGTTTGACATGGAACTTCCAGGCAAAAATGGACTTGGGGATGCGTCTCATCTCATGGTTTGTCCGCTCAATCATCTGATGGAATGGTCACTTTTTGCACTCGCTTACGAATAACGACCCCTGAAACGCTGtatttgtttgtttgtttatcTGCTGCTCTCTAATGCTTGTCACGTATGCAAAGCAATGACCAATATCATAATACTTCATGCTACAAGCACTACATTTACTTCATATAGTATGATACAGCTGAACGTACGTACTGATAAGCTGATGGTGTTACAGAGAATATCGGCCTCACGTTGGCGCCGAACTTTGTTGCTTAGCCTCACATCGCAGGATCGAACCTTGAAGAGCAGCATCTTGTTCGCGCGATGAGGCGTCAAGGTGTCTTCCATTGCTTTCCCCGCGCGGAGCAGGCCGTTAGACAGACTGCTACGCTACCTTACCTTTGCAGTGTAACTACCTATCCCTGGGTGTACCGGTATGACTGACCGGATTGGCTTGGCCCTCCCTCCGAGACAATTCGCCAATAAAAGGCATACTTATACAACTGGTATGGAAAGGCTTCACTCACTCAAGCCCCAACCCCAGACGCAGAAGCTTGAACTAGACGATCATAACCAAACTAGAGCTGACGAAACATGACGATGCATATCATGACGTACGAGCCGACGTATCAGCTCTGATGTTATCTGTGCCTGTATCATATCCCGAAGCTGATTGCGAGGTTACAGTTACAAAATGTCTGGTTCGAATCAGCAACTTGGCCGCCAAATACTGCAACTCATGAGATAATGGCCTGCAATTGCCTTTTTGTAaccgtcatcatcagcagTTTGGCCATGTGTTTTCCAAGGTTGGCGTGCTTCTAAACCCTCCATCACAAGTTGCACGCGATCAGAGGAGTTTTGTTAGCGCCCAGGCACTCCAATGCTACCAAACAACCCAACCCATTCTCGTTAGTTCTAGGTACAGTATGTACTCACTGTTCTTTTAGATTGGCGGCTTCGCCTCCAAGTGGTGGCGTTCTTGAAGATTCCTTGCGTCAATCATATCAGTTCGTAGATATTCTAAAAACATCCGTCAAACGAAAACCCCCAAGAACCTTGGCTTGTTCCGAGGAGTGATGCAGATATGTGAGGTCACACTAGGGCCGAGACTATTCTACTGACGCTGTCTAACGCTCCTGGATTGTGGAAAGTTTAAAGGAGAAAGGGGGAAGTAAATTCCGTTTGTGCTGCCACGGGAAACGGAATGGGAATTGTTAGAGTAGCTTAGACTCTCGGGTTGATGCTCCCATAATACGATAAACTCTACATTATTGTTGGTTAGGACAGATACTCCGTAGGCCGCCGTGATCTGTTGTTCGGCGGACTCAAATGTCCGTTATGCCGTTCCTCCGTATTATCATCCGGACATCTCGGCCCCCAATATAGCAGTTGTTAGTGTATTCAAAGAGatccaaaaaaaaaaaaaaaaaaaaaaaaaaaaaattaagGGGATGAGCATGAATAGATCTAATGCAAAGAAATAATAACTTCCGCATTAGTTAATAAGAAACCATGTTAAGTTCATGCTCGTTCCTCAAGcaaaagatcatcatcactaAAAAGCCAATCGATCTCAACTCCCTTCCGGGCCTTGGTTAGGTCCGGCACCCGCTCAGGGGTGAGTATCCACCAATCAATTCCGGCCCCAGTTCCCAGGCCTAGGCTCACTGGTTGTGGAGGCTGCTGTCAACTGGAGTTTGGCTGATTTTTGGCCTGTCACAAGCTTTGAGTTCGATGAATGATGAGCTCTCGTCATATCCACAACCTGGAACCTCAAACAGGCACACATCGTCATTCTGCAACCAGCTTCATTTTGGTCGTCACTGCCAACAAAAGCCTCCAGCACTTGTTGCTGAttcgtttctcttcttgataCTGCCCTTTTTCCACTTTCTCTTCACTGCCCCTTTCTTGATAAACTATATTACTCCTTTTCTCGAATAACAACAACATCCATTTATAATCTTCTCCCTCCACCCCCTTTCAACCTAAATCAACACGCGTCACGATCGAGTATCCGAACGAATTCCCCGTCGACGAACTCAGCTCCTAAAATTTCAGCCTCTACCTAGGGAATGGCCTTGAAAACAGTCTAATACCGCCCTAACCACTCTCTACGTCTTCATCCGCCTTAGTCCCATCCGTCGCTAACATGCCTCGATCACGACCCGCAACAACAGGCTATGAACGCCTCGCACAGGCCGACGACATCAGCGACGACTCAGATGAGGATCCCCTCTCCCAATCCTACGCATCTCTACAGCCCGCGGCTGCTCCACGATATGCCCCCGTAACTCAACCGCGCCATCGTTCTGGCATGGCCAGTCCCAAATCATTTGCCTCGTCATCACAACCCAAATTTCGCCATCGTTCAGGAAGCAGCGCTGGTGTCgacctcaaggccatcaatgCTCGTCTGGAGCGATGGGCAGACGAGATTGCTTCGCGTTTCAAGCGCAAGGGGAAGAACCAGCAAGGCGAAGAGGAGCGCCTTGAAATTCACTATTCTGTCTTTCAACCTCCCGAGGGTGTTCGACCGGTGACCGCTGAGAGTATTGCGGCGCCGCAGGAAGGTGTCATGACCAGAGCAGAGTTTGAAACCATCGTGGAAAGCGTACGGAGTGCTATTCGGCAAGAAATCCACCCGAGTATGATTTCTCAAGGCAGTTCTGGTAGTTACTTTGCACGAAATCCTGATGGCAAAATTGTCGGTGTTTTTAAACCCAAGGACGAGGAGCCATACGCTGCAGGAAACCCCAAATGGAACAAGTGGATTCACAGAAACTTGTTTCCCTGCTGCTTTGGAAGAGCCTGGTATGCCATCTTCGTAAAGGCTTCCCGTGTCATTGCTAACGTTTCTGTAGTCTTATTCCTAATCTCTCGTATGTCAGCGAAGCAGCTGCCTACGTACTCGATTGCCAACTACGAACACACCTCGTTCCATACACAGACGTTGTATGGCTTGCTTCCAAATCCTTCCACTATCCATTCTGGGATCGCCGCAAGTTCCatcgcaagaagaagcctctCCCCGCGAAGCCCGGCAGCTTCCAGGTCTTCCTCAAGGGCTTCAAGGATGCCAACGTGTTCCTTCGTGAACATCCTTGGCCGGATCAATACTGGTCAGGATTCCGTACAAACGACGGTcagaataagaagaagagaagatggacGGAGAGCTGCCGTCCATCAGGAAACGCCTCGCCGAACGACGGATACAacagcgacgacgaagaagctGCCCAAGCCGCGAATCTTTTGGGTCCTGATAACTTCATATGGACCGACAACTTGAAAGAATCTCTGCgggaagagcttgagaagctggtcATTCTCGACTACATTATGCGAAATACAGATCGTGGTCTGGACAATTGGATGATCAAGGTTGATTGGGAGACAGGCAAGGCCTCGATAGCATCAGACCCCATCCAAATGAACATGGAACCCGTcgctgaggaagagggcCCTCGACCTGTTGATCTTTCACAACAAGGGCCTCGT
Proteins encoded in this region:
- a CDS encoding 1-phosphatidylinositol 4-kinase LSB6: MPRSRPATTGYERLAQADDISDDSDEDPLSQSYASLQPAAAPRYAPVTQPRHRSGMASPKSFASSSQPKFRHRSGSSAGVDLKAINARLERWADEIASRFKRKGKNQQGEEERLEIHYSVFQPPEGVRPVTAESIAAPQEGVMTRAEFETIVESVRSAIRQEIHPSMISQGSSGSYFARNPDGKIVGVFKPKDEEPYAAGNPKWNKWIHRNLFPCCFGRACLIPNLSYVSEAAAYVLDCQLRTHLVPYTDVVWLASKSFHYPFWDRRKFHRKKKPLPAKPGSFQVFLKGFKDANVFLREHPWPDQYWSGFRTNDGQNKKKRRWTESCRPSGNASPNDGYNSDDEEAAQAANLLGPDNFIWTDNLKESLREELEKLVILDYIMRNTDRGLDNWMIKVDWETGKASIASDPIQMNMEPVAEEEGPRPVDLSQQGPRATRASYPYKTQRPMSASSRQPAGNEPAITIGAIDNSLSWPWKHPDAWRSFPFGWLFLPVDLIGRPFSQKTRDHFLPLLTSTSWWTQTILALKRVFQMDVDFQERMFAKQVAVMKGQAWNVVETLKTPDHGPLELTRRARVCVWDDLVDVPVAVPMRNTSSEVRRNPHVRQSMDEADIASSAPTNNPPIEDLLGLASAPADMPHPGRFELSSPTGETAQSPDEVPPSEPNLLAPAGQQQNGGDIAKRPTVQAAGFRNSYQGPVRALNMYEPARQQAPRQQRRYSFANAAARRNSNTIAQQYYGENENYTDDLEGDLGYAAAEGQMGNQRKVIVERLEAVKSRNPVFTCW